The Polyangiaceae bacterium genome includes a region encoding these proteins:
- a CDS encoding type II toxin-antitoxin system VapC family toxin, translated as MKHLLDTHVAVWWLTDDRRLTRAHARVLERAERSGTPVGLSAISLWEIAKLVERRRIELDQTIDESLAELEAHPGFAVLPLSARIAVESTRLGARFPSDPVDQIIAATARCHALTLLTVDERIIESGAVAVG; from the coding sequence GTGAAACACCTCCTGGACACACACGTCGCGGTCTGGTGGCTCACCGACGACCGCCGGCTCACCCGGGCGCACGCGCGCGTCCTCGAGCGCGCGGAGCGGAGCGGTACGCCGGTTGGCCTGTCCGCAATCTCACTGTGGGAGATCGCCAAGCTCGTCGAGCGGCGCCGCATCGAGCTCGATCAGACCATCGACGAGAGCCTGGCGGAGCTCGAAGCGCATCCTGGCTTCGCAGTCCTCCCACTCAGCGCGCGGATTGCGGTCGAGAGCACGCGACTCGGGGCGCGCTTCCCGTCGGATCCGGTGGATCAGATCATCGCGGCGACGGCACGCTGTCACGCGCTGACCCTGCTCACCGTCGACGAGCGGATCATCGAGTCGGGCGCGGTGGCGGTCGGCTGA
- a CDS encoding HAMP domain-containing histidine kinase: MEDSAGTAKRKACKVALGYGLAAAAYIVASSLLVGEVALDPHDHALIETLKGIGFVGVTALALGWLVHRDYRALIGAKAELAASATALARAQNAATLSVVTGAIAHDMRNLLGAAKTNLEFVEPAARGDPDASEALADVRESLGRLTEFATDLMARAGKNPSEFPAADVDLAGVARDCVRLTSLFARGHQCDIALEVESDCTVHGRRQELECAVLNLLMNAVDASDRKGRVSVSCARTNRDVLLSVCDSGPGVPLELADKIFEPFFTTKGSRGNGVGLAVTRGLVRSYGGDVRLSGPGPGAEFVLTLPASTLTPPGSSP, translated from the coding sequence GTGGAAGACTCCGCTGGCACCGCGAAGCGCAAGGCCTGCAAGGTCGCGCTGGGCTACGGCCTGGCGGCCGCGGCGTACATCGTCGCCTCCAGCCTGCTGGTCGGCGAGGTCGCCCTCGATCCGCACGATCACGCGTTGATCGAGACGCTGAAGGGCATCGGGTTCGTGGGCGTCACGGCGCTCGCCCTCGGCTGGCTCGTCCACCGCGACTACCGCGCGCTGATCGGCGCGAAGGCGGAGCTCGCCGCCTCTGCAACCGCGCTGGCCCGCGCTCAGAACGCCGCGACCCTCTCCGTGGTCACGGGCGCCATCGCCCACGACATGCGCAACCTGCTGGGGGCGGCCAAGACCAACCTGGAGTTCGTCGAGCCGGCCGCGCGCGGGGACCCGGATGCCAGCGAGGCGCTCGCGGACGTGCGGGAATCCCTCGGGCGCCTGACCGAGTTCGCCACGGACCTGATGGCTCGCGCCGGGAAGAACCCCTCGGAATTCCCGGCAGCGGACGTGGATCTCGCTGGCGTCGCCCGCGACTGCGTTCGGCTCACCTCCCTGTTCGCCCGGGGCCACCAGTGCGACATCGCCCTCGAGGTCGAGAGCGACTGCACCGTCCACGGCCGCCGCCAGGAGCTCGAGTGCGCCGTCTTGAACCTGCTGATGAACGCCGTGGACGCCTCGGATCGCAAGGGGCGGGTGTCGGTCAGCTGCGCGCGCACGAACCGCGACGTCCTCCTCAGCGTCTGTGACAGCGGCCCCGGGGTTCCGCTGGAGCTGGCGGACAAGATCTTCGAGCCCTTCTTCACCACCAAGGGCTCACGGGGCAACGGGGTCGGGCTCGCCGTGACGCGCGGGCTGGTGCGCTCCTACGGAGGGGACGTGCGCCTCTCGGGGCCGGGTCCGGGGGCGGAGTTCGTGCTCACCCTGCCGGCCAGCACGCTCACTCCTCCGGGTTCGTCTCCGTGA
- a CDS encoding type II toxin-antitoxin system Phd/YefM family antitoxin: protein MVAPRKIAASEFKARCLGLLDEVRESGAEVVITKHGEPVARLVPMARARTSLRGAWRGVARVRGDIVHVDWTADFEANR, encoded by the coding sequence ATGGTAGCCCCCCGCAAAATAGCCGCCAGCGAGTTCAAAGCCCGTTGCCTCGGCCTCCTCGACGAGGTCCGCGAGAGCGGCGCCGAGGTCGTGATCACCAAACACGGCGAGCCGGTCGCACGACTCGTGCCCATGGCCAGGGCGCGGACCTCGCTGCGCGGTGCGTGGAGGGGCGTGGCCCGGGTCCGCGGAGACATCGTCCACGTGGACTGGACGGCCGATTTCGAGGCGAATCGGTGA
- a CDS encoding PAS domain-containing protein, whose amino-acid sequence MSPLSLGDAAVAGAGVLLCAYELWLFARRPGHREHLWMAVIGAMAATYAALMAVHYNVGHDAALILTRFEGAALTTASCAGIAWILLVTGRATPRAHALLGAFWLAVTALTISPWVVRSMRPVEPWLGDGIFWRRVQTPAVGALQATGIALLLLGLWLSTRAPPERRSEARHYQLGIGLWAADALHTTVTNVLGRQLPLSTVEYGFLAFAVALVSHDVRHYMHALATTEHAVRSAVSRQRELEALHHDVVASIGEGVVLLDSLQRVRLWNPVAAALTGVPETEAVGRSLWDLIQVAPADERTLAAALAEATRGRVVTTVPAGLRSGQREVQVAWTLTPFGPPGDRRGAIAILHDATAEQAARLALIRSERNSKALIESLPDAIAVLSDERILYINAALARLLGLGPDDSLSGLSAGRLVHHADRARLRQIRDGSDPAELRLNARNRGITAEIRCVPIEFDGAPAQALIARDVTERNELTARMMELDRMVAVGTLAAGVGHEINNPLAYMVANLEELRKEIPGAEPRLLVEETLQGARRIRDIVQALAGFSRAGVERTTVSLGEALHSAITMSGNEIRHRARVSLDHQGDFYVVAGEAELAQVFLNLLVNASQALPNGTAETNEIRVRTYADPVANRVVCEVADTGSGIAPEILPRIFDPFFTTKPVGEGTGLGLSICRQTIRALGGDIEVETEVGVGTTFRVLLPPAEAVTEPLRLSRRARSTPAPDGRLRVMLVDDEASLLRALSRPLRRHFDLSLCVSAVEALEHLERGDDFDAIVTDLMMPGTSGMELYDQIRERFPKLAERVLFTTGGAFTAEAKAFSAQMADRVLPKPVAISELRRRVREIAATHPGRARTGSACA is encoded by the coding sequence GTGTCTCCGCTCTCCCTGGGTGACGCCGCGGTCGCCGGCGCCGGCGTCCTCCTGTGCGCGTACGAGCTCTGGCTCTTCGCGCGGCGGCCGGGTCACCGGGAGCACCTCTGGATGGCCGTGATCGGCGCGATGGCCGCGACCTACGCGGCCTTGATGGCGGTCCACTACAACGTCGGCCACGACGCGGCGCTGATCCTCACCCGCTTCGAGGGCGCCGCGCTCACCACGGCGAGCTGCGCGGGCATCGCCTGGATCCTGCTCGTCACGGGCCGCGCCACTCCCCGGGCGCACGCCCTGCTCGGCGCGTTCTGGCTGGCGGTCACCGCACTGACCATCTCCCCCTGGGTCGTTCGCTCGATGCGTCCTGTCGAGCCCTGGCTCGGCGACGGGATATTCTGGCGGCGCGTGCAGACCCCGGCGGTCGGCGCGCTCCAGGCGACCGGGATCGCGCTCCTGCTGCTCGGCCTCTGGCTCTCCACCCGCGCGCCGCCGGAGCGCCGCTCCGAGGCCCGCCACTATCAGCTGGGCATCGGGCTCTGGGCAGCGGATGCCCTGCACACCACGGTGACGAACGTCTTGGGCCGGCAGCTCCCGCTCTCCACCGTCGAGTACGGCTTCCTGGCCTTCGCCGTCGCGCTCGTCTCCCACGACGTCCGCCACTACATGCACGCCCTGGCCACGACCGAGCACGCGGTGCGCTCGGCGGTTTCCCGCCAGCGCGAGCTCGAGGCGCTGCACCACGACGTGGTCGCCTCCATCGGCGAGGGCGTGGTGCTCCTCGACTCGCTCCAGCGCGTGCGGCTCTGGAACCCCGTGGCGGCCGCGCTGACCGGCGTGCCCGAGACCGAGGCCGTGGGGCGCTCGCTCTGGGATCTGATCCAGGTCGCCCCCGCCGACGAGCGCACGCTCGCCGCAGCCCTCGCCGAAGCGACCCGAGGTCGCGTGGTGACCACCGTGCCCGCGGGGCTGCGTTCCGGCCAGCGCGAGGTGCAGGTGGCCTGGACGCTCACGCCCTTCGGTCCGCCGGGTGACCGGCGCGGCGCCATCGCCATCTTGCACGACGCGACGGCAGAGCAGGCCGCGCGGCTCGCGCTGATCCGCAGCGAACGCAACTCGAAGGCGCTGATCGAGAGCCTGCCGGACGCCATCGCCGTCTTGTCGGACGAACGCATCCTCTACATCAACGCCGCGCTCGCGCGCTTGCTCGGCCTCGGCCCCGACGACAGCCTGAGCGGGCTCAGCGCCGGCCGACTGGTCCACCACGCCGATCGCGCGCGCTTGCGCCAGATCCGCGACGGCAGCGACCCGGCGGAGCTGCGCTTGAACGCGCGCAACCGCGGCATCACCGCCGAGATCCGCTGCGTGCCCATCGAGTTCGACGGCGCGCCCGCCCAGGCGCTCATCGCCCGGGACGTGACCGAGCGGAACGAGCTCACCGCGCGCATGATGGAGCTCGACCGCATGGTCGCGGTCGGCACGCTGGCCGCCGGAGTCGGGCACGAGATCAACAACCCGCTCGCGTACATGGTCGCCAACCTCGAGGAGCTGCGGAAGGAGATCCCCGGGGCCGAGCCTCGCCTGCTCGTCGAGGAGACCCTCCAGGGTGCTCGCCGCATCCGCGACATCGTACAGGCCCTGGCCGGGTTCTCCCGCGCCGGCGTCGAGCGCACCACCGTGAGCCTCGGCGAGGCGCTCCACTCCGCCATCACCATGAGCGGCAACGAGATCCGGCACCGCGCCCGGGTCTCCCTCGACCACCAGGGTGACTTCTACGTGGTCGCCGGCGAAGCCGAGCTGGCGCAGGTCTTCTTGAACCTGCTGGTCAACGCCAGCCAAGCGCTGCCCAACGGTACGGCGGAGACCAACGAGATCCGCGTGCGCACCTACGCGGATCCGGTAGCGAACCGGGTGGTCTGCGAGGTGGCGGACACCGGCTCGGGCATCGCGCCCGAGATCCTGCCGCGCATCTTCGATCCGTTCTTCACCACCAAGCCGGTCGGCGAGGGCACCGGTCTCGGCCTGAGCATCTGCCGGCAGACGATCCGCGCGTTGGGCGGAGACATCGAGGTGGAGACCGAGGTCGGGGTCGGCACGACCTTCCGCGTCCTGCTCCCGCCCGCCGAGGCCGTGACGGAGCCGCTGCGCCTGTCGCGCCGCGCGCGCTCCACCCCCGCGCCGGACGGGCGGCTGCGGGTGATGCTGGTGGACGACGAAGCGAGCCTGCTCCGCGCCCTGTCCCGCCCGCTGCGCCGGCACTTCGACCTCAGCCTGTGCGTCTCCGCGGTGGAGGCCCTCGAGCACCTCGAGCGCGGCGACGACTTCGACGCCATCGTGACCGATCTGATGATGCCCGGCACCTCCGGCATGGAGCTCTACGATCAGATCCGCGAGCGCTTCCCGAAGCTGGCCGAGCGCGTGCTGTTCACCACCGGCGGCGCCTTCACCGCGGAGGCCAAGGCCTTCTCGGCCCAGATGGCCGACCGCGTCCTGCCCAAGCCCGTCGCCATCTCCGAGCTCCGGCGGCGCGTGCGCGAGATCGCCGCCACGCACCCGGGCCGAGCGCGGACCGGCAGCGCGTGCGCGTGA
- a CDS encoding PAS domain S-box protein, whose amino-acid sequence MLDLIRDVLDNLTDGCQVIAPDGSYLYLNDAVATHARRSKEDLLGRRMVECFPGIDQTPMYRVLQTCLTERTQAELENEFEYPDGQKAWFELRFVPVSAGVCIFSRDISARKQSEDTLRHSEQMFRDLAAAAPDAILAVGFDGKIRYANPEAERIFGYEPGTLAGEPLEALLPPAARERHVASRAGFFAEPAPRRLGAGRALVALRRDGTELPVEISLSASTLDGSPVALSVIRDMTAQRKLEGQLRQAQKMEAVGRLAGGVAHDFNNLLSIIISYSDLLLAALPAADPTRADLEEVRAAGKRAAELTGQLLAFGRQQVLQPKRVSLNEVLQGIERMLRRLIGEDVELTVLLAPALGTVLVDATQLEQVILNLVVNARDAMPRGGKLTIETANVELDSAYAAEHVEASAGPHVLLAVTDTGEGMDAETRARIFEPFFTTKEVGRGTGLGLSTVFGIVRQSGGNIWVYSEPEKGTTFKLYFPRAEGPAESLAPSAPPSSRRAASETVLLVEDDARVRALCRTILSKLGYHVLEAQSAGDALLISEQHGASIHLLLTDLVMPRIGGKELAERLRAQRPTLRVLYMSGYTQNSVLHHGVLDSGVAFLQKPVTPEALAHKVREVLDSP is encoded by the coding sequence ATGCTCGATCTGATCCGCGACGTGCTCGACAACTTGACCGATGGCTGCCAGGTCATCGCCCCCGACGGCAGCTACCTGTACCTGAACGACGCCGTCGCCACCCACGCCCGGCGGTCCAAGGAAGACCTGCTCGGCCGCCGCATGGTCGAGTGCTTCCCGGGCATCGACCAGACGCCGATGTACCGGGTGCTCCAGACCTGCCTGACCGAGCGCACCCAGGCCGAGCTCGAGAACGAGTTCGAGTACCCGGACGGGCAGAAGGCCTGGTTCGAGCTCCGCTTCGTCCCGGTCTCCGCGGGGGTCTGCATCTTCTCGCGCGACATCAGCGCGCGCAAGCAGAGCGAGGACACCCTCCGTCACAGCGAGCAGATGTTCCGCGACCTGGCCGCTGCGGCACCGGACGCCATCCTGGCGGTCGGTTTCGACGGCAAGATCCGCTACGCCAACCCGGAGGCCGAGCGGATCTTCGGCTACGAGCCCGGCACGCTGGCGGGTGAGCCCCTCGAGGCGCTGCTCCCGCCGGCAGCCCGTGAGAGACACGTTGCGAGCCGCGCAGGCTTCTTTGCGGAGCCCGCCCCCCGAAGGCTGGGCGCCGGGCGCGCGCTCGTCGCCCTCCGCAGGGACGGAACGGAGCTCCCCGTCGAGATCTCGCTGTCCGCGTCCACCCTCGACGGCTCCCCGGTGGCGCTCAGTGTCATTCGCGACATGACCGCCCAGCGCAAGCTCGAGGGGCAGCTCCGTCAGGCGCAGAAGATGGAAGCCGTCGGGCGTTTGGCCGGCGGCGTGGCGCACGACTTCAACAACCTCTTGTCCATCATCATCAGCTACAGTGACCTGCTGCTCGCCGCGCTGCCGGCCGCCGATCCGACGCGGGCGGACCTGGAAGAAGTCCGCGCGGCGGGGAAGCGAGCGGCGGAGCTCACCGGTCAGCTCCTGGCCTTCGGCCGGCAGCAGGTGCTCCAGCCGAAGCGAGTGAGCCTGAACGAGGTCCTGCAAGGCATCGAGCGCATGCTGCGCCGTCTCATCGGCGAGGACGTCGAGCTCACGGTGCTGCTCGCGCCGGCCCTCGGTACGGTGCTGGTGGACGCGACCCAGCTCGAGCAGGTGATTCTGAACCTGGTCGTGAACGCCCGCGACGCCATGCCGCGCGGCGGGAAGCTCACCATCGAGACCGCCAACGTCGAGCTCGACTCGGCCTACGCCGCCGAGCACGTGGAAGCGAGCGCCGGGCCGCACGTGCTGCTGGCGGTCACCGACACCGGGGAGGGCATGGACGCCGAGACCCGCGCCCGCATCTTCGAGCCCTTCTTCACCACCAAGGAGGTGGGCCGCGGCACCGGGCTCGGGCTCTCCACCGTGTTCGGCATCGTGCGCCAGAGCGGCGGGAACATCTGGGTCTACAGCGAGCCGGAAAAAGGGACGACCTTCAAGCTCTACTTCCCGCGCGCCGAGGGGCCAGCCGAGTCGCTGGCGCCGAGCGCGCCGCCGTCGTCCCGGCGGGCCGCTTCGGAGACGGTGCTCCTGGTCGAGGACGACGCTCGAGTGCGCGCGCTCTGCCGCACCATCCTGAGCAAGCTCGGCTACCACGTGCTCGAGGCGCAGAGCGCCGGCGACGCGCTGCTGATCTCGGAGCAGCACGGCGCGAGCATTCACCTGCTCTTGACCGATCTCGTCATGCCGCGGATCGGCGGGAAGGAGCTCGCGGAGCGGCTCCGCGCGCAGCGCCCGACGCTCCGCGTCCTGTACATGTCCGGCTACACGCAGAACTCGGTCTTGCACCACGGCGTGCTCGATTCGGGGGTCGCGTTCCTGCAGAAGCCCGTCACGCCGGAGGCGCTCGCCCACAAGGTGCGCGAAGTGCTGGATTCACCCTAA
- a CDS encoding pentapeptide repeat-containing protein has protein sequence MATAFASVGLCALATLFTSPVTSANRWLARRELERAAPAERGAAVGRLLALGDRDLGGVSFEGADLSGATLSFADLAGAKLGGANLNRADLAGANLDGASVSSVSALGADWSGAKLDGAVGLESVRCDDETLPPEGWECRAGLFTKEAP, from the coding sequence ATGGCCACGGCCTTCGCCAGCGTGGGCCTCTGCGCGCTGGCGACGCTGTTCACCAGCCCCGTGACGAGCGCGAATCGCTGGCTGGCGCGCCGAGAGCTCGAGCGCGCGGCGCCAGCGGAGCGCGGTGCCGCCGTGGGGCGGCTGCTCGCACTGGGCGATCGGGATCTCGGCGGAGTTAGCTTCGAGGGCGCGGATCTGTCGGGAGCGACCTTGAGCTTCGCCGACCTCGCCGGAGCGAAGCTCGGCGGTGCCAACCTGAATCGAGCCGACCTGGCCGGCGCGAACCTGGACGGGGCGAGCGTGAGCTCGGTGTCCGCGCTGGGCGCCGACTGGTCCGGTGCGAAGCTGGACGGTGCGGTCGGGCTCGAGAGCGTGCGCTGCGACGACGAGACGCTGCCGCCCGAGGGCTGGGAGTGCCGCGCCGGGCTGTTCACCAAGGAGGCGCCATGA
- a CDS encoding prepilin-type N-terminal cleavage/methylation domain-containing protein: MRARGFSLVELMVTVGIAGVLATTATHGVRKYVLASRAAEARNNVGQMAKDASTAYARESMAGTVLATKSKVQSQSRLCVTATRTVPQNAKSIKGQKYQSSPAEWAYDQKTAGKGFACLKFSVSGPQHFLYRYKTSTTNVANAGKVNATFDAVAQGDLDGDGVLSEIKLSGKIVQAGKGSVLVVAPAITETNPEE, encoded by the coding sequence ATGAGGGCGAGGGGATTCTCGCTGGTCGAGCTGATGGTCACCGTCGGGATCGCGGGCGTGCTCGCCACGACGGCGACGCACGGCGTGCGAAAGTACGTGCTGGCGTCTCGCGCCGCCGAGGCGCGGAACAACGTCGGGCAGATGGCCAAGGACGCGAGCACGGCCTACGCGCGCGAGAGCATGGCGGGCACGGTCCTCGCCACCAAGAGCAAGGTCCAGAGCCAGAGTCGCCTGTGCGTCACGGCCACCCGCACGGTGCCGCAGAACGCCAAGTCGATCAAAGGTCAGAAGTACCAGTCGAGCCCGGCCGAGTGGGCCTACGACCAGAAGACCGCCGGCAAAGGCTTCGCGTGCCTGAAGTTCTCGGTCTCCGGGCCGCAGCACTTCCTCTACCGCTACAAGACCTCGACGACCAACGTCGCCAACGCCGGCAAGGTGAACGCCACTTTCGACGCCGTCGCGCAAGGGGACCTGGACGGCGACGGCGTGCTCAGCGAGATCAAGCTCAGCGGCAAGATCGTCCAGGCCGGCAAGGGTTCGGTGCTGGTCGTGGCGCCGGCCATCACGGAGACGAACCCGGAGGAGTGA